In bacterium 336/3, the following proteins share a genomic window:
- a CDS encoding tRNA threonylcarbamoyladenosine biosynthesis protein TsaB, producing the protein MPTILAIESSCDETSASVIQDSKILSNIIANQKIHELYGGVVPELASREHQKNIIPVVLSALDTAKIHKNQLDAIAFTRGPGLLGALLVGVSFAKSMAISLNIPLIEVNHMQAHVLAHFIGENKPKFPFLCLTVSGGHTQIVLVRDYLDMEVIGQTQDDAVGEAFDKTAKLLGLPYPGGPLIDKYAQEGNPSAFPFPKSEMPDLNFSFSGIKTAILYFLQNNTQKNPQFIQENLKDICASVQYSLVEILMQKLRKASKQTNIKEISIAGGVAANSGLRNALQTEAKKYNWNVYIPDFQYCTDNAAMIAMVAHYKYLAKDFCEQNVGALARWEI; encoded by the coding sequence ATGCCCACTATTTTAGCTATAGAATCTTCTTGCGATGAAACATCTGCTTCTGTGATACAAGATAGCAAAATTCTCTCCAATATTATAGCCAACCAAAAAATTCACGAATTATATGGAGGTGTTGTACCAGAACTTGCTTCTCGTGAACACCAAAAAAATATTATACCAGTTGTTTTAAGTGCTTTAGATACTGCAAAGATACATAAAAATCAGTTAGATGCAATTGCTTTTACGAGAGGTCCAGGGCTTTTAGGAGCGTTATTGGTCGGTGTTTCTTTTGCCAAATCTATGGCTATTTCATTAAACATACCACTGATTGAGGTCAATCACATGCAAGCTCATGTACTTGCTCATTTTATAGGCGAAAACAAACCCAAATTCCCTTTTTTATGTCTGACAGTCAGTGGCGGACATACTCAAATTGTACTTGTTAGAGACTATTTAGATATGGAAGTGATTGGACAAACGCAAGATGATGCAGTAGGTGAGGCTTTTGATAAAACAGCAAAATTACTTGGATTACCTTACCCTGGTGGACCTTTGATTGATAAATATGCTCAAGAAGGAAACCCATCAGCTTTTCCATTTCCCAAATCCGAAATGCCTGACTTAAACTTTTCGTTTAGTGGTATCAAAACTGCTATTTTATATTTTTTACAGAATAATACTCAGAAAAATCCTCAATTTATTCAAGAAAATCTCAAAGATATTTGTGCAAGTGTGCAGTATAGTTTGGTAGAAATTTTGATGCAAAAATTAAGAAAAGCCTCTAAACAAACTAACATTAAAGAAATTTCTATTGCTGGTGGCGTAGCAGCTAATTCGGGTTTGCGTAATGCTCTTCAAACAGAAGCAAAAAAATACAATTGGAACGTATATATTCCAGATTTTCAGTATTGTACAGATAATGCAGCCATGATAGCCATGGTTGCCCACTATAAATATTTAGCTAAGGATTTTTGTGAGCAGAATGTAGGAGCATTAGCTCGTTGGGAAATTTAA